A region from the Microcoleus sp. FACHB-672 genome encodes:
- a CDS encoding NAD(+) kinase, whose translation MQLKQVIIAHKAGDDGSRRVAEQCARQLESRGCHVLMGPSGAKDNPYPVFLASATSPIDLALVLGGDGTALAAARQLATDGIPILAVNVGGHLGFLTEPTELFQPSEQVWDRLLEDRYAVQRRMMLQAMIFEGNRTNLEPASERFLALNEMCVKPASVDRMPTSILEMEVDGEVVDQYQGDGLIVATPTGSTCYTASANGPIMHDGMEAIAVTPICPLSLSSRPIVLPPGSVVSIWPLQDRDLNTKLWMDGVLATSIWPGQRVDVRMADCQAKFIILRENYSYYQTLREKLQWAGARIRYSNNHRN comes from the coding sequence GTGCAACTCAAGCAGGTCATTATCGCACATAAGGCGGGAGACGATGGGAGTCGGCGTGTGGCAGAACAATGCGCCCGACAGCTAGAAAGTCGCGGTTGTCATGTTTTGATGGGTCCCAGTGGGGCAAAGGATAATCCTTACCCGGTTTTTTTAGCCTCTGCCACCTCACCAATTGATTTGGCCCTCGTCTTAGGGGGAGATGGCACTGCATTGGCAGCCGCAAGGCAACTGGCAACCGATGGCATCCCAATTTTGGCCGTAAATGTAGGGGGCCATTTAGGTTTTTTGACCGAACCGACCGAGTTATTTCAACCAAGTGAACAGGTTTGGGATCGCTTGCTTGAGGATCGTTATGCGGTTCAGCGGCGGATGATGCTGCAAGCGATGATATTTGAAGGCAATCGCACAAATCTCGAACCGGCTAGTGAGCGCTTTCTCGCACTCAATGAGATGTGTGTCAAACCGGCTTCCGTTGATCGGATGCCCACCTCTATTCTAGAAATGGAAGTGGATGGGGAAGTGGTGGATCAATACCAGGGAGATGGGTTAATTGTGGCCACTCCCACCGGCTCCACCTGCTACACGGCATCAGCCAATGGCCCGATTATGCACGATGGCATGGAAGCGATTGCAGTGACGCCTATCTGCCCTCTTAGTCTTTCCAGCCGGCCAATTGTTTTGCCTCCGGGTTCTGTCGTTAGCATTTGGCCGCTGCAAGACCGCGATCTGAACACAAAGCTTTGGATGGATGGCGTGCTAGCCACTTCTATTTGGCCTGGACAGCGGGTTGATGTGCGGATGGCTGACTGTCAGGCAAAGTTTATTATTCTTCGGGAAAATTACTCTTACTATCAAACATTGCGGGAAAAACTTCAGTGGGCCGGCGCGCGGATTCGCTATAGTAACAATCACCGCAATTAA
- the sixA gene encoding phosphohistidine phosphatase SixA, producing the protein MTAKLYFIRHGIAVDPQDCDRDEERPLTEEGHRKTKQVAKRLHQMDIAFDLILTSPLVRARQTADILKTADLSGKIEESEFLAPNGDISSWLGWLDTWLRAGGTSLALVGHQPDLANWAEILVWGEAREGLVLKKAGIIGLMLPDTGLPVGRSLMFWLTAPKFLLV; encoded by the coding sequence ATGACCGCAAAACTCTACTTTATCCGTCACGGCATTGCAGTAGACCCGCAAGACTGCGATCGCGACGAAGAACGCCCGCTCACAGAAGAAGGCCATCGCAAAACCAAGCAGGTGGCTAAACGGCTACACCAGATGGATATCGCGTTTGATTTAATACTCACCAGTCCCTTGGTGCGAGCTCGCCAAACCGCTGACATCCTGAAAACAGCCGATTTGTCTGGCAAAATCGAAGAATCAGAATTCCTGGCCCCGAATGGTGACATCAGCAGCTGGCTGGGTTGGTTAGACACCTGGCTGCGAGCCGGCGGCACTAGTTTAGCGCTGGTTGGTCATCAGCCGGATCTGGCAAATTGGGCTGAAATCTTGGTTTGGGGGGAAGCGCGAGAGGGACTCGTCCTCAAAAAAGCCGGCATCATCGGTTTAATGCTGCCAGACACTGGGCTGCCGGTGGGCCGGAGTTTGATGTTCTGGCTAACAGCGCCCAAGTTCTTACTGGTGTAG
- a CDS encoding peptidoglycan recognition family protein, translating to MAQIIKKIYLHWTATPYDWAQPGHYHTVILGNGTVKHLTGYDQALNYHTAGRNLESVALAVSCMGTAGWTSPPTAIQIENMCKETAQLAFKLGWQPEDINIYRVMTHAEAAANRDCPIEKAKQVSGLRFPTSTPQAEEYMEKARQLGLPHENYGPSSWFDGWPGGFVERWDLWQLKPSDREGEGGLILRNKIKNYLVKMAVPEVIVKPPTSDKKNECPIYLGSQLIATGYLLSDNRCYVQLSKLTAAYGFSITFNQKFRYVNLQANTLKAKYLANSPLILGYPVIDIYLNRPQDAQGETISDQDFPVQPFMQGIIIENSTYVLIADFCNELGIPYTFQTSDRSLRLKALPATK from the coding sequence ATGGCTCAAATCATCAAAAAAATTTACCTACACTGGACAGCCACCCCTTATGATTGGGCGCAACCCGGTCACTATCACACAGTAATTTTAGGAAATGGCACGGTTAAACATTTAACTGGCTACGATCAAGCCCTTAATTACCATACAGCCGGTCGCAATCTAGAATCTGTGGCATTAGCTGTATCTTGTATGGGCACAGCCGGTTGGACTTCTCCCCCTACAGCTATTCAAATCGAAAATATGTGCAAAGAAACTGCCCAACTCGCTTTTAAACTTGGTTGGCAGCCAGAAGATATCAATATCTATCGCGTCATGACTCACGCAGAAGCGGCAGCCAATCGAGATTGCCCCATCGAAAAAGCCAAGCAAGTTTCCGGGTTGCGCTTCCCAACTTCAACGCCTCAAGCTGAGGAATATATGGAGAAAGCCCGCCAGTTGGGTTTGCCTCACGAAAATTACGGCCCTTCTTCTTGGTTTGATGGCTGGCCGGGGGGATTTGTTGAGCGCTGGGATTTGTGGCAATTAAAGCCTTCAGATCGAGAAGGGGAGGGAGGATTAATTTTACGAAATAAAATTAAGAACTACTTAGTTAAAATGGCGGTTCCAGAAGTTATTGTCAAGCCGCCTACCAGTGACAAAAAAAATGAATGTCCAATTTATTTAGGTTCTCAGTTAATTGCTACCGGCTATCTTCTGTCAGACAATCGTTGCTACGTGCAACTTTCAAAACTTACCGCAGCTTATGGCTTTTCTATAACTTTTAATCAAAAATTCCGTTACGTTAATTTGCAAGCGAATACTCTGAAAGCTAAGTATTTAGCGAATTCTCCTTTAATCTTGGGTTATCCGGTTATCGATATTTATCTCAACCGGCCTCAAGATGCACAAGGTGAAACGATTAGCGATCAAGACTTCCCAGTTCAGCCATTCATGCAAGGCATCATTATTGAGAATTCTACCTACGTTTTAATCGCTGATTTCTGCAATGAGTTAGGGATTCCGTACACCTTTCAAACTTCTGATCGCTCGCTTCGTTTGAAAGCCTTGCCGGCTACCAAGTGA
- the nuoK gene encoding NADH-quinone oxidoreductase subunit NuoK yields the protein MQLQYFLLLAAALFCIGIFGLITSRNAVRVLMSIELLLNAVNLNLMGFSNFIDPQEIKGQVFSVFVLTVAAAEAAVGLAIVLAIYRNRDTVDMEQFNLLKW from the coding sequence CTGCAACTCCAGTATTTCCTATTATTAGCGGCAGCACTTTTCTGCATTGGCATTTTTGGATTAATTACCAGCCGAAATGCAGTACGAGTGCTGATGTCCATTGAGTTGCTGCTTAATGCTGTCAATCTCAATTTAATGGGTTTTTCCAACTTTATAGACCCGCAAGAGATCAAAGGACAAGTGTTTTCCGTGTTTGTGCTGACAGTGGCTGCAGCCGAAGCCGCAGTCGGTCTGGCAATTGTTCTTGCTATCTATCGCAACCGCGATACGGTGGATATGGAACAGTTTAATTTGTTGAAGTGGTGA
- a CDS encoding bifunctional oligoribonuclease/PAP phosphatase NrnA translates to MIPPAVSNGLAKTPAQFLEKKVEAFRQTLERHRGQRQLVILQDFPDPDALSGAWAYQLIAQQYDIHCDIVYAGALSHQENIALVKLTGLPVQRFPVETAKNKNLSIYDGCVLIDNQGTTSGLTQLVLSAGIPMTVVIDHHSLQADLKPEFLDIRPSTRATATILTHYLQAGLLKLDSSIADHVKCATALMHGLRSDTGGMRLAQEEDFLAAAYLSRFYDAQLLSAVLQASRSKRVMDVIERSLHNRIVQNNFSIAGVGYLRYDDRDAIPQAADFLLTEENVHTAVVYGIVHDEDEELEVVTGSLRTDKITLDPDEFIKEAFGQDAHGRFFGGGRSQAGGFEIPMGFLSGCNENKDYARMKWEVFDAQIKQKLLRLVSPKDDLIQTE, encoded by the coding sequence ATCATACCGCCCGCAGTGTCTAACGGCCTTGCGAAAACGCCGGCTCAGTTCCTAGAAAAGAAAGTGGAAGCCTTTCGCCAAACCCTAGAACGGCATAGAGGCCAGCGCCAGTTGGTGATTTTACAGGATTTCCCTGACCCAGACGCCCTTTCGGGTGCTTGGGCGTACCAGTTAATCGCCCAGCAATATGACATTCACTGTGACATTGTCTACGCCGGCGCTCTCAGCCATCAAGAAAACATCGCCCTAGTCAAACTCACAGGGTTGCCGGTGCAGCGCTTTCCAGTTGAAACCGCTAAAAATAAAAATTTATCGATATATGACGGTTGCGTTTTGATCGATAACCAAGGCACTACCAGCGGATTAACCCAGCTGGTACTGTCAGCCGGCATCCCCATGACCGTCGTTATCGACCATCACAGTTTGCAGGCCGATCTTAAACCAGAATTTCTGGATATTCGCCCTTCCACACGAGCAACCGCAACAATTTTGACCCATTATCTCCAAGCCGGTTTGCTCAAGCTTGATAGCAGCATTGCGGATCATGTCAAGTGTGCCACCGCTTTAATGCACGGGTTGCGGTCTGATACCGGCGGCATGAGACTTGCTCAAGAAGAGGATTTCTTAGCAGCCGCCTACCTCAGCCGCTTTTATGACGCCCAGTTGCTCAGTGCAGTGCTCCAGGCATCTCGCTCTAAACGGGTGATGGATGTCATAGAGCGCTCACTGCACAACCGTATTGTTCAAAATAACTTTTCTATTGCCGGTGTGGGCTACCTACGTTACGACGACAGAGATGCCATCCCCCAAGCTGCCGACTTTTTACTGACCGAAGAAAACGTCCATACTGCGGTCGTTTACGGGATTGTTCACGATGAGGACGAAGAACTCGAAGTCGTCACCGGCTCTCTGCGAACCGATAAAATTACCCTCGATCCTGACGAATTTATTAAAGAAGCTTTTGGCCAAGATGCCCACGGGCGCTTTTTTGGGGGTGGCAGAAGTCAGGCGGGAGGCTTTGAAATTCCGATGGGATTTCTCTCTGGCTGCAACGAAAATAAAGACTATGCCCGGATGAAGTGGGAAGTGTTTGATGCCCAAATCAAGCAAAAGCTGCTCAGGTTGGTCAGTCCCAAGGATGACTTGATCCAAACAGAATAG
- a CDS encoding NADH-quinone oxidoreductase subunit J gives MNIAEGVQIVSFGLLAVMMIGAALGVVLLSNIVYSAFLLGGVFISIAGLYLLLNADFVAAAQVLIYVGAVNVLILFAIMLVNKREDFVYLPNAWIRRGATALVCAGLFALLGTMVVTTPWAISTATAAGGTSIVVIGEHFFTDFLLPFELASVLLLIAMVGAIILARREFLPDPGSNQLAKPPVLTLPERPRELASTAGDSTQGSPTPLSK, from the coding sequence GTGAATATAGCAGAAGGCGTTCAGATTGTTTCTTTTGGCCTGCTGGCTGTGATGATGATTGGAGCGGCATTAGGTGTGGTGCTACTCTCCAATATTGTTTACTCAGCCTTTTTGTTGGGCGGTGTATTTATCAGCATTGCAGGGTTGTACCTGTTGCTGAACGCCGATTTTGTGGCGGCGGCGCAGGTGCTAATCTACGTGGGTGCGGTTAACGTTTTGATTCTGTTTGCCATCATGTTGGTAAACAAGCGTGAAGATTTTGTCTACCTTCCCAATGCGTGGATACGCCGGGGGGCAACCGCACTCGTATGTGCCGGCCTATTTGCACTCTTGGGTACGATGGTTGTCACCACTCCTTGGGCGATTTCCACGGCAACCGCAGCCGGTGGAACCTCCATTGTGGTCATTGGAGAGCATTTCTTTACCGACTTTTTACTGCCCTTTGAGTTAGCATCCGTATTGCTGCTCATCGCAATGGTCGGCGCGATCATTTTAGCGCGGCGGGAGTTCTTGCCCGATCCAGGGTCCAACCAGTTAGCTAAGCCGCCGGTGTTGACGCTGCCAGAACGTCCTCGTGAACTGGCTTCAACAGCGGGAGATAGCACTCAGGGTTCCCCCACTCCCCTCAGTAAATAA
- a CDS encoding citrate synthase encodes MTAAGELKIGLEFKPGLEGVPVTLSSISYVDGHKGVLEYRGIPIEELAEKSTFLETSYLLIWGELPTQEELEAFEHEIRYHRRIKYRIRDMMKCFPESGHPMDALQACAAALGLFYSRRALDNPAYIRDAVVRLLAKIPTMVAAFQLMRNGNDPVQPRDDLDYSANFLYMLTEQEPDPLAARVFDVCLTLHAEHTLNASTFSARVTASTLTDPYAVVASAVGTLAGPLHGGANEEVITMLEEIGSVDNVRAYVEDCVQRKSKIMGFGHRVYKVKDPRATILQHLAEQLFEKFGHDDYYDIAVALEKAVEEKLAHKGIYPNVDFYSGLVYRKMGIPIDLFTPIFAIARVAGWLAHWKEQLAENRIYRPTQIYTGNHAAPYVPIEER; translated from the coding sequence ATGACTGCCGCCGGTGAATTAAAGATAGGGTTAGAATTTAAGCCCGGTTTAGAAGGGGTTCCCGTTACTCTATCCAGCATCAGCTATGTGGATGGACATAAAGGGGTGCTGGAGTATCGGGGTATTCCTATTGAAGAACTTGCAGAAAAAAGCACTTTTCTGGAAACTTCCTATTTATTAATCTGGGGTGAACTTCCTACCCAGGAAGAGTTAGAAGCCTTTGAGCATGAAATTCGCTACCACCGGCGCATCAAATATCGCATCCGGGATATGATGAAATGTTTTCCCGAAAGCGGTCACCCGATGGATGCCTTGCAAGCCTGTGCGGCTGCTCTTGGCTTGTTCTATTCCCGTCGCGCCTTAGATAACCCCGCTTATATCCGCGATGCAGTCGTGCGGCTGCTCGCTAAAATTCCTACGATGGTTGCAGCTTTCCAGCTCATGCGGAATGGGAACGACCCCGTCCAACCCCGCGATGACTTGGACTACTCAGCCAACTTTCTGTATATGCTGACTGAGCAGGAACCCGATCCTCTGGCAGCACGCGTGTTTGATGTTTGCCTCACCCTTCATGCAGAACACACGCTTAATGCTTCCACCTTCTCGGCACGAGTGACCGCATCTACCCTCACCGATCCTTACGCCGTGGTGGCTTCAGCAGTAGGAACCCTAGCAGGACCCTTGCATGGGGGCGCGAATGAAGAAGTGATCACAATGTTGGAAGAGATTGGTTCTGTAGACAATGTCCGTGCCTACGTTGAAGATTGTGTGCAGCGCAAGTCGAAAATTATGGGCTTTGGCCACCGAGTTTACAAAGTCAAAGATCCACGAGCCACAATTCTGCAACACCTCGCCGAACAGCTTTTTGAGAAGTTTGGCCACGACGATTATTATGATATCGCCGTCGCCTTGGAGAAAGCTGTCGAGGAAAAACTAGCCCATAAAGGCATTTATCCCAATGTGGATTTCTACTCTGGCCTGGTTTATCGCAAAATGGGCATTCCCATCGACTTGTTCACCCCGATTTTTGCGATCGCACGGGTTGCCGGCTGGTTAGCTCACTGGAAAGAACAGCTGGCGGAAAACCGGATCTACCGGCCTACCCAAATTTACACCGGCAATCATGCTGCTCCTTACGTTCCCATCGAAGAACGTTAG
- a CDS encoding HNH endonuclease has product MGKVLVLNASYEPLNITSWRRAVVLLLKGKAEQVEHNGKYLYAEFPLPTVIRLRYYVRVPYKEIPLTRRNILHRDSHSCQYCGYTGDDLTLDHVIPRSRGGGDSWENIVTACVRCNVRKGNRTPKEANMFLEYPPRQPYSSLYFEVSKYLKTGLHDEWQKYVIGSS; this is encoded by the coding sequence ATGGGCAAGGTTCTAGTCCTTAACGCCTCCTACGAACCGCTGAACATCACCAGCTGGCGACGTGCGGTCGTTTTGTTGCTCAAGGGTAAAGCGGAACAAGTCGAACACAACGGCAAGTACCTCTATGCCGAATTCCCGCTGCCAACGGTAATTCGGCTACGTTACTACGTCCGGGTTCCTTACAAGGAAATTCCCCTAACCCGCCGAAATATCCTCCATCGGGACAGTCACTCCTGTCAATACTGCGGTTACACTGGTGATGATTTAACGCTCGACCATGTGATACCGCGTTCACGGGGGGGCGGTGATAGTTGGGAAAACATCGTAACAGCTTGCGTGCGATGTAATGTCAGAAAAGGCAATCGCACCCCAAAAGAAGCCAATATGTTTTTGGAGTATCCGCCGCGTCAACCGTACAGCAGTCTCTACTTCGAGGTCAGCAAATACCTAAAAACCGGCTTGCATGATGAATGGCAAAAATATGTGATTGGTAGCAGCTAA
- the ndhI gene encoding NAD(P)H-quinone oxidoreductase subunit I encodes MLKFLNQVGNYTKEAVQAAKYIGQGLSVTFDHMRRRPVTVQYPYEKLIPSERFRGRIHFEFDKCISCEVCVRVCPINLPVVDWTFIKESKKKQLKHYSIDFGVCIFCGNCVEYCPTNCLSMTEEYELATYDRHELNFDNVALGRLPYKVTDDPMVTPLREFAYLPKGVDSAHDLPANARRAGKRPEEILEEMEK; translated from the coding sequence ATGCTAAAGTTTCTTAACCAAGTCGGTAACTATACCAAAGAAGCGGTTCAAGCTGCGAAGTATATCGGTCAAGGACTGTCCGTTACCTTTGACCATATGCGCCGGCGTCCGGTTACAGTGCAGTATCCCTACGAAAAGCTCATCCCTTCGGAACGCTTCCGGGGGAGAATTCACTTTGAATTTGATAAGTGTATCTCCTGCGAAGTTTGCGTGCGGGTTTGCCCGATCAACTTGCCGGTGGTGGATTGGACATTTATTAAGGAAAGCAAAAAGAAACAGCTCAAGCACTACAGCATTGACTTCGGCGTTTGTATCTTTTGTGGCAACTGTGTGGAATATTGCCCCACGAACTGTCTGTCTATGACAGAAGAATATGAACTGGCAACCTATGACCGGCACGAGTTGAACTTTGACAACGTCGCCCTCGGACGGCTGCCTTACAAAGTCACAGATGACCCAATGGTGACGCCTCTGCGAGAATTCGCCTACCTGCCCAAAGGGGTAGACAGTGCCCACGACTTGCCGGCAAATGCCCGTCGTGCCGGTAAGCGTCCAGAGGAAATTCTTGAGGAAATGGAAAAATAA
- a CDS encoding serine/threonine-protein kinase — protein sequence MIGQLLDRRYRITEVIGSAEFGQTYLAKDTRRPGHPECFVKHLKPSSNDPQMLETTRRLFDKEAEILEKLGQHDQIPQLFAYFEENKEFYLVEEFVPGHSLGNEILTGQPLTENQVVSILTEVLEILVFVHGHSVIHRDIKPSNLIRRHPDNKLVLIDFGAVKEIGSQFSQRQMPPTMRIGTLEYMPVEQFQYNPQLNSDLYALGMIAIQGLTGLPIYDLPKLRDNLNPNKGELSWRHLALVSVELADILDKMVRYDYRQRYQSATEVLADLIKITDRSGIHVPKLTIYREEVERRASSRGEISVVGRSILDALRSSLELPSEDAEDIEEEVLKPYQDYKQKSQRYQQALTEAMNQEYPLSQDTRDELKRLQQVLGLRDEDIAKIEEKVPTNFPRFTRFKLPQRLPNLGKKDPRLIGSVIGAMLAFFALIYAGVKLQQFFQRQQQETSKLTALNAFYKEGNYDSCIKEASNVSQSSNQYQPTQNLLKQCQAGLNWKNVQFQTLTGHSDAVGVVTFNPNSTILASGSKDKTIKLWDVTAGKLNRTLEGDSSAVWAMAFSPDSTQLATGSFFWRVLLWNLNSEELIRTVEHDAAVWTVAISPNGKTLVSGSEDKKIKVWNLETGKRIYTLSDHSDYVYSVVISRDGKTLVSGSKDATVKIWELGTGSLIDTLAGHSGDVRSVAISPDSQTIVSGSYDNTIKVWKQETGELIRTLEGHSDDVVSVAISPDGKIIASASKDKAIKLWNLATGEVLNTLSGHSDEVYSVAFSSDGKMLASAGKDNIIKLWRR from the coding sequence ATGATCGGACAACTTTTAGATAGACGTTATAGAATCACTGAAGTTATCGGTTCAGCGGAATTTGGACAAACCTATCTGGCAAAAGATACGCGCCGTCCAGGGCACCCAGAATGTTTTGTCAAGCATCTGAAGCCTTCGAGTAATGATCCACAGATGCTCGAAACAACCCGACGCCTATTTGACAAAGAAGCGGAAATTCTTGAAAAATTAGGTCAGCACGACCAAATTCCTCAGTTATTTGCTTATTTTGAGGAAAATAAAGAATTTTATTTGGTAGAAGAATTCGTTCCTGGTCACTCCCTAGGAAATGAAATTTTGACCGGGCAACCACTCACTGAAAACCAAGTTGTCAGCATCTTGACAGAGGTGTTAGAGATTTTGGTCTTTGTGCATGGGCATAGCGTGATTCACCGGGACATTAAACCCAGCAATTTAATCCGCCGGCATCCAGACAATAAGTTAGTTTTGATTGATTTTGGCGCAGTTAAAGAAATCGGCAGTCAATTTTCCCAGCGCCAGATGCCGCCGACGATGCGGATTGGCACTTTAGAATATATGCCGGTGGAACAATTTCAATACAATCCTCAATTGAATAGCGATCTTTATGCGTTGGGAATGATTGCGATTCAAGGACTCACCGGCTTACCAATTTACGACTTACCAAAACTCAGAGATAATCTTAATCCGAATAAAGGAGAACTTTCTTGGCGACACTTGGCGCTAGTCAGTGTGGAACTCGCAGATATTTTAGATAAAATGGTGCGTTATGACTACCGGCAGCGTTACCAGTCAGCAACGGAAGTTTTGGCCGATCTTATCAAAATTACGGATCGGTCGGGAATTCATGTTCCTAAGCTCACAATTTATCGTGAAGAAGTTGAACGCCGTGCTAGCAGTCGCGGTGAAATTTCTGTGGTTGGTCGAAGCATATTAGATGCCCTTCGTAGTAGTTTAGAATTGCCCTCAGAAGACGCTGAAGACATTGAAGAAGAAGTTTTAAAACCTTATCAAGATTATAAGCAGAAATCCCAGAGATATCAGCAAGCATTAACGGAAGCGATGAACCAGGAATATCCCCTCAGCCAGGATACTCGTGATGAGTTAAAACGCTTGCAGCAAGTTTTAGGACTCAGAGATGAAGATATTGCTAAAATTGAAGAGAAAGTTCCGACTAATTTTCCTCGATTTACTCGATTCAAGTTACCCCAGCGTCTGCCGAATTTAGGAAAAAAAGATCCGCGATTAATTGGATCTGTTATCGGGGCAATGCTGGCTTTTTTTGCATTAATTTATGCAGGAGTTAAATTACAACAGTTTTTTCAGCGACAGCAGCAAGAAACCAGCAAGCTGACTGCCTTGAATGCGTTTTATAAAGAAGGTAACTACGACAGTTGTATTAAAGAAGCCAGCAATGTTAGCCAAAGTTCAAATCAGTATCAACCGACTCAAAATCTTCTCAAACAATGTCAGGCCGGTTTAAATTGGAAAAACGTTCAATTTCAGACATTAACCGGGCATTCAGATGCAGTTGGCGTTGTTACCTTTAACCCGAATAGTACGATTCTGGCAAGTGGAAGCAAAGATAAAACCATAAAACTTTGGGATGTGACAGCCGGCAAACTTAATCGCACATTAGAAGGAGATTCATCAGCCGTTTGGGCAATGGCTTTTAGTCCCGACAGCACACAACTCGCAACCGGCAGTTTTTTCTGGAGAGTTTTGCTGTGGAATTTAAATAGCGAGGAATTAATTCGCACTGTTGAGCATGATGCAGCGGTTTGGACGGTTGCGATTAGTCCGAATGGCAAAACTCTTGTAAGTGGCAGTGAAGACAAGAAAATTAAAGTTTGGAACCTGGAAACAGGAAAACGAATTTATACACTCTCAGATCATTCTGATTATGTCTATTCCGTGGTAATCAGCCGCGATGGTAAAACGCTTGTCAGTGGCAGTAAAGACGCAACCGTTAAGATTTGGGAATTAGGGACAGGATCGCTCATTGACACGCTTGCCGGTCATTCTGGAGACGTGAGATCAGTAGCCATTAGCCCAGATAGCCAAACAATTGTGAGCGGCAGTTATGATAATACAATTAAAGTTTGGAAGCAGGAAACTGGAGAATTAATTCGCACGCTAGAGGGGCATTCAGATGATGTGGTTTCTGTGGCAATAAGTCCTGATGGCAAGATAATAGCGAGTGCAAGTAAGGATAAAGCGATTAAACTTTGGAATCTCGCAACAGGAGAAGTTCTTAATACTTTATCCGGGCATTCTGACGAAGTTTATTCAGTTGCCTTCAGTTCTGACGGAAAGATGCTGGCTAGCGCCGGCAAAGATAATATCATTAAACTCTGGCGACGATAA
- the nuoH gene encoding NADH-quinone oxidoreductase subunit NuoH, producing MNPGIDLQGTFIQSLIDLGVQAEIAQVLWLPLPMVLMLVGSTVGVLVAVWLERKISAAAQQRIGPEFAGPLGVLQPVADGLKLVFKEDIIPGQADPLLFTLGPIIVVIPVFLSYVIVPFGQNLVITDVGMAVFLWIALSSIQPIGLLMSGYASNNKYALLGGLRAAAQSISYEIPLALSVLAIAMMSNSLSTIDIVQQQSGYGIIGWNVWRQPVGLLIFWIAVLAECERLPFDLPEAEEELVAGYQTEYAGMKFALYYLASYVNLVLSSLLVAVLYLGGWDFPIPLGMLAGWLGVSETTPWVQMITATLGITMTLLKAYFFVFLAILLRWTVPRVRIDQLLDLGWKFLLPVALVNLLLTAALKLAFPFAFGG from the coding sequence ATGAACCCAGGAATTGATCTGCAAGGAACTTTTATTCAGTCCCTCATAGATTTGGGGGTGCAGGCAGAGATCGCCCAAGTCCTTTGGTTGCCCCTGCCGATGGTGCTGATGCTGGTTGGGTCCACTGTAGGCGTGCTAGTGGCAGTCTGGCTAGAGCGAAAAATTTCAGCAGCAGCGCAACAGCGGATAGGCCCAGAATTTGCTGGCCCTCTTGGCGTGCTGCAACCCGTTGCTGATGGTCTAAAGCTGGTTTTCAAAGAGGATATTATTCCCGGCCAAGCTGACCCATTGCTGTTTACCCTAGGACCCATTATTGTCGTCATTCCAGTCTTTCTGTCCTACGTGATCGTACCCTTTGGACAGAATCTGGTAATTACAGATGTGGGAATGGCCGTATTTTTGTGGATTGCCCTGTCTAGCATTCAGCCCATTGGTTTGCTGATGTCAGGCTATGCCTCGAACAACAAATACGCCCTACTAGGTGGACTTCGCGCAGCAGCGCAGTCAATCAGCTATGAAATTCCCCTGGCGCTGTCGGTACTGGCGATCGCCATGATGTCCAATAGCCTCAGCACCATCGACATCGTGCAGCAGCAATCTGGCTATGGAATTATCGGCTGGAATGTCTGGCGTCAGCCGGTGGGTTTGCTGATCTTTTGGATTGCGGTTTTGGCAGAATGCGAACGCCTACCCTTTGACTTGCCAGAAGCCGAAGAAGAGTTGGTGGCGGGATACCAGACTGAGTATGCCGGCATGAAGTTCGCTCTGTATTATCTCGCTTCCTATGTGAACCTCGTGCTTTCTTCCCTGCTGGTGGCAGTGCTTTATTTGGGAGGATGGGATTTTCCGATTCCCCTGGGGATGCTAGCCGGCTGGTTAGGTGTCAGTGAAACAACTCCTTGGGTACAGATGATTACCGCAACCCTGGGAATCACAATGACCCTGCTAAAAGCTTATTTCTTTGTCTTCCTAGCCATCCTGCTGCGCTGGACTGTCCCACGCGTCCGCATTGACCAGCTGCTCGATCTGGGCTGGAAGTTCCTGTTGCCGGTGGCGCTGGTAAACCTGCTGCTCACTGCAGCACTGAAGCTGGCATTTCCCTTTGCTTTCGGCGGTTAA